Proteins from a single region of Chrysemys picta bellii isolate R12L10 chromosome 25, ASM1138683v2, whole genome shotgun sequence:
- the SHC2 gene encoding SHC-transforming protein 2 isoform X3 → MGCIEVLRSMRSLDFNTRTQVTREAINRLYEAVPGVKGAWKKKAPNKALFSILGKNNLRFAGMSITVNISIDGLNLMIPTTRQIIANHHMQSISFASGGDTDMTDYVAYVAKDPINQRACHILECCDGLAQSIISTVGQAFELRFKQYLHSPPKVVVPPDRVMGTEESAWGDEEETADHDYYNSIPGKEPPLGGLVDSRLRHGTLLGHVHSQPSCAGHFSQVGFPARRDQNSHPGSHWDSDAPGQSCDGYLQADGQPLGCRDYEEHMYVNTQCLDGWEHEASPPKDLFDMRPFEDALKLHESTVAGGASPPLEDQWPSPPTRKAPVAPTEEQLKREPWYHGKMSRRDAEKLLQMDGDFLVRDSITNPGQYVLTGMDGGQPKHLLLVDPEGVVRTKDVLFDSISHLINYHLQNEQPIVAAESELHLRQVVKRKQ, encoded by the exons GGAAGCCATCAACAGACTGTACGAGGCGGTGCCTGGGGTCAAAGGGGCCTGGAAGAAGAAG GCACCCAACAAAGCCCTCTTCTCCATCCTGGGCAAGAACAACCTGCGCTTCGCTGGGATGAGCATCACTGTCAACATCTCCATCGACGGGCTCAACCTCATGATCCCCACCACTCGGCAG ATCATTGCCAACCACCACATGCAGTCCATCTCCTTCGCCTCGGGGGGAGACACG GACATGACAGACTACGTGGCCTATGTGGCAAAGGATCCCATTAACCAAAGAG CCTGCCACATCCTGGAATGCTGTGATGGGCTGGCTCAGAGCATCATCAGCACGGTGGGACAGGCCTTCGAGCTGCGCTTCAAGCAGTATCTGCACAGCCCCCCCAAGGTGGTGGTGCCGCCGGACAG GGTAATGGGGACCGAGGAATCCGCGTGGGGCGACGAAGAGGAGACGGCCGACCACGACTACTACAACAGCATCCCGGGGAAGGAGCCTCCCCTGGGGGGACTCGTCGACTCTCGGCTCAGGCACGGGACGTTGCTGGGCCACGTGCACTCCCAGCCCTCCTGCGCCGGTCACTTCAGCCAG GTTGGATTTCCTGCCAGAAGAGACCAGAACAGCCACCCGGGCTCCCACTGGGACAGCGACGCTCCCG GCCAGTCCTGCGACGGCTACCTCCAGGCAGACGGCCAGCCCCTCGGATGCCGCGACTACGAGGAGCACATGTACGTCAACACGCAGTGCCTGGACGGCTGGGAGCACGAGGCGAGCCCCCCCAAGGATCTCTTTGACATGA GGCCTTTCGAAGACGCCCTAAAGCTGCACGAGTCCACGGTGGCTGGCGGGGCCAGCCCTCCCCTTGAGGACCAGTGGCCCAGCCCGCCCACCCGGAAGGCTCCCGTCGCCCCCACGGAAGAGCAGCTGAAGCGGGAGCCCTGGTACCACGGGAAGATGAGCCGGCGAGACGCCGAGAAGCTGCTGCAGATGGACGGGGACTTCCTGGTGAGGGACAGCATCACCAACCCCGGGCAGTACGTCCTGACGGGCATGGACGGCGGGCAGCCCAAGCACCTGCTGCTGGTGGATCCCGAGGGCGTG GTGAGGACCAAGGACGTCCTGTTCGACAGCATCAGCCACCTGATCAACTACCACCTGCAGAACGAGCAGCCCATCGTGGCGGCGGAGAGCGAGCTGCACCTGAGGCAGGTGGTGAAGAGGAAGCAGTGA